TGATCCCCGACGCTCGCGAGGACCTCTTCGACGGCGGCCTCGAACGGGGGGTCCGCTTCGTCTTCTACGGTCGCCGGGCCGCCGCGCTCGCGACCCCGCGCGAGCGCGGCGACGTCGCAGTCGTCGACGGCGAGGACGAGGCCGACGAGGCGGCCGAACCGGCGCCCGCCGGGGGTGACGGGGCGTGATCGAGGGCCTCGACGAGGTCTTCCTCGCGGCGGCCGCCGGCTTCGTCGTCCTCGCGATCGTGATGTTCTACCGTGCGCTCGCCGGGCCGACGACCCAGGACCGGCTGCTGGCGGTAAACGTCCTCGGGACGAACACGGTCGTCGTCCTCGCGCTGCTGTCGGTGGGGCTCGGCGAGCCGTGGTTCCTCGACGTCGCGCTGATCTACGCCCTGTTGAACTTC
The Salinilacihabitans rarus DNA segment above includes these coding regions:
- a CDS encoding cation:proton antiporter, which gives rise to MIEGLDEVFLAAAAGFVVLAIVMFYRALAGPTTQDRLLAVNVLGTNTVVVLALLSVGLGEPWFLDVALIYALLNFLMAVAISKFTVERGGVL